The following are encoded together in the uncultured Sphaerochaeta sp. genome:
- a CDS encoding cytidylate kinase-like family protein, producing MGVITISRQIGSEGTFIAKQVAEQLGLSFVDKQDIEKVMHEYGFSGFDEVYDSLPTFWERFDQHRYRTVDFLLAVMRAFAKVGDVVMLGRGGFGLLQGYTDVLNVRIKAPLEVRVQRKQKERGGTEEQARKALIDQELVRTSFVQSDLQYNQRDVSLFDLVIDTGIVPPETATLWIADAYQQLMKRPRIDAKTSRADLVVDDVLLKLVEKMLGREAR from the coding sequence ATGGGAGTCATAACTATTTCCCGACAGATTGGCAGTGAAGGAACCTTTATTGCCAAGCAAGTGGCCGAGCAACTGGGGCTTTCCTTCGTGGATAAGCAAGATATTGAGAAAGTCATGCATGAGTATGGCTTCAGTGGGTTTGACGAAGTTTATGACAGTCTGCCCACATTCTGGGAACGGTTCGACCAGCACCGCTATCGAACTGTGGATTTTCTCCTTGCAGTCATGCGTGCATTTGCCAAAGTCGGCGATGTTGTCATGCTTGGGCGAGGAGGGTTTGGTCTCCTGCAAGGCTATACCGATGTCCTGAATGTACGGATCAAGGCTCCGCTTGAGGTGAGGGTTCAGAGGAAACAGAAAGAGCGGGGTGGGACTGAAGAGCAGGCAAGGAAAGCACTCATTGACCAGGAACTGGTGAGGACATCCTTTGTCCAGTCCGACTTGCAGTATAATCAACGCGATGTTTCTCTCTTTGATTTGGTCATTGATACCGGTATTGTTCCACCGGAGACAGCGACGCTTTGGATTGCAGATGCCTATCAGCAATTGATGAAACGGCCACGAATAGATGCCAAAACCAGCCGAGCAGATCTTGTGGTTGACGATGTACTGCTCAAACTTGTTGAGAAGATGCTTGGCAGAGAGGCAAGATGA